One window from the genome of Oncorhynchus kisutch isolate 150728-3 linkage group LG21, Okis_V2, whole genome shotgun sequence encodes:
- the LOC109866597 gene encoding adenylate cyclase type 3, giving the protein MSLNRVYTDTEQSAEDTGECSATVSSDNGHGAGRTHEVTVRNTGCCVCLPRIMRLTFAPESLERLYQVYFRRQRQETLLVLVVFAALFNCYVIVMCAVVYTTDKRAMIVVASVGLAADTVLYTLCRLRKLPATPVVRGAIPYILWLMIAVHVLCYLGLNYQLFPQASDTAGWQVFFSFSCFLTLPLTLVPLLLLTALSCGIHTLVLGVTIAQRHQDSLQGTILLRQLLANWVLYLCAVTVGVISYYMADRKYRTAFLEARQSLEVKLTLEEQSTQQEELLLSILPKHIAEEMLEGMKKQANQNEVQQFNTMYMYRHENVSILFADIVGFTQLSSACSAQELVKLLNELFARFDKLAAQHHQLRIKILGDCYYCICGLPDYRDDHAACSIMMGLAMVEAISYVREKTKTEVDMRVGVHTGTVLGGVLGQRRWQFDVWSTDVTVANKMESGGIPGRVHISQSTMECLHGEFDLEPGNGGERCEYLLEKGIDTYLVVFSKETTQVNGLNRVNRISPQLINTTETNGSVGSVRGTPTERKQEAKTQVTSPQRQIKKKVDARESEQELNRLLHLELLERENEETAKERRTNPVSLQFVDGELEERYSAEKERQSGVAFCCSCLVLFFSAGMEVLIDPMLVVNYVTLAIGEGLLLILTICSMAAVFPRMFSKRLVSFSMWIDRTRWARNTWAMAAIFVLTMAEIADMLSCVQPPFLFLNTSAGLSRESLGDGGCAENPKHYSYMAVLSLVATTMLVQVSHLVKLGLMLLVIVATGAVNIYSWRDIYDLYDFIRFTSYRMSIVPSKYLMTVMIMIMMICFYYFARHVERQSRKLFLWKIEVHDQKERVFEMRRWNEALVTNMLPEHVAKHFLGSKKRDEELYSQSYDEIGVMFASIPNFSDFYTEEGINNGGIECLRILNEIISDFDSLLDRNEFRFITKIKTIGSTYMAASGVTPESNTNGYCNRPIEEQSLLERWQHLADLADFALAMKVTLTKLNDQSFNNFMLRIGLNKGSVLAGVIGARKPHYDIWGNTVNVASRMESTGVMGNIQVVEDCYDILKEYGFRFVRRGPIFVKGKGELLTFFMKGKDKTSSNGTGPTTTTTLPHQVVDHS; this is encoded by the exons ATGTCTCTAAACCGGGTTTACACGGACACGGAGCAGTCTGCAGAGGATACTGGAGAATGTTCGGCCACAGTCTCATCGGACAACGGGCACGGGGCAGGTCGTACGCACGAGGTGACCGTGCGCAACACCGGCTGCTGCGTGTGCCTGCCGCGCATCATGCGCCTCACCTTTGCGCCCGAGTCCCTCGAGCGGCTCTACCAGGTCTACTTCCGACGACAGCGACAGGAGACTCTTCTCGTGCTGGTGGTGTTTGCGGCGCTTTTCAACTGCTATGTCATTGTTATGTGCGCAGTGGTGTACACGACAGACAAACGTGCAATGATCGTGGTCGCGTCAGTTGGACTTGCTGCGGATACTGTACTCTACACGCTTTGCCGACTGCGCAAACTCCCCGCGACGCCTGTTGTGCGCGGTGCGATACCATACATACTTTGGTTGATGATAGCCGTGCACGTGCTGTGCTACCTGGGGCTGAACTACCAGCTTTTCCCCCAAGCCAGTGACACAGCGGGCTGGCAAGTTTTCTTCAGCTTCTCCTGCTTCCTGACACTGCCCCTGACCCTGGTCCCTCTCCTGCTGCTCACAGCTCTGTCCTGTGGGATCCATACCCTGGTGCTGGGGGTCACCATCGCCCAAAGGCACCAGGACAGCCTGCAGGGAACCATACTGCTCAGACAG CTCCTGGCTAACTGGGTGTTGTACCTGTGTGCGGTCACTGTGGGCGTGATATCATACTACATGGCCGACAGGAAGTACCGAACGGCCTTCCTGGAGGCGCGCCAGTCCCTGGAGGTCAAACTCACCCTGGAGGAGCAGAGCACCCAGCAG GAGGAGTTGTTGCTGTCCATCCTGCCCAAACACATAGCAGAAGAGATGCTGGAGGGCATGAAGAAACAGGCTAACCAGAACGAAGTGCAGCAGTTCAACACCATGTACATGTACCGTCATGAGAACGTCAG tATCCTATTTGCTGATATAGTGGGTTTTACACAGCTTTCCTCAGCGTGTAGTGCACAAGAGCTGGTCAAGCTGCTCAACGAACTGTTCGCCCGCTTTGACAAGCTAGCTGCT CAACACCACCAGTTGCGTATCAAGATCCTGGGAGACTGTTACTACTGTATCTGTGGCCTGCCTGATTACCGTGATGACCACGCAGCCTGTTCCATCATGATGGGCCTGGCCATGGTGGAGGCCATCTC GTATGTGCGTGAGAAGACTAAGACAGAGGTTGACATGCGTGTGGGGGTGCACACAGGCACTGTGCTGGGAGGGGTGCTGGGACAGAGGAGGTGGCAGTTTGATGTCTGGTCCACTGATGTCACTGTGGCCAACAAGATGGAGTCAGGAGGGATACCTGG GCGTGTCCACATCTCCCAGAGCACCATGgagtgtctgcatggagagttTGACCTGGAGCCAGGAAACGGAGGGGAGAGGTGTGAGTACCTGCTGGAGAAAGGCATAGATACCTACCTTGTGGTGTTCTCCAAGGAAACCACCCAGGTCAACGGACTCAACAGGGTA AATAGAATCTCTCCCCAGTTGATTAACACCACAGAGACCAATGGGAGCGTCGGTTCTGTCCGGGGCACGCCCACAGAGCGCAAACAGGAAGCAAAAACACAg GTGACGAGCCCTCAGCGTCAAATAAAAAAGAAAGTAGATGCCAGGGAGAGTGAACAGGAGCTGAACAGACTACTGCATCTGGagctgctggagagagagaacgaagagac tGCGAAGGAGCGTCGGACCAACCCTGTGTCCCTGCAGTTTGTGGATGGGGAGTTGGAGGAGCGTTACTCTgcagagaaggaaagacagagtggTGTAGCTTTCTGCTGCAGCTGCCTGGTCCTCTTTTTCTCTGCAGGCATGGAGGTCCTCATAGACCCAAT GCTGGTAGTGAACTATGTGACCCTGGCGATTGGAGAGGGGTTGCTGCTCATTCTCACTATCTGCTCCATGGCTGCCGTCTTCCCTCGT ATGTTCTCGAAGAGGCTCGTGTCGTTCTCGATGTGGATCGATCGAACCCGTTGGGCACGGAACACCTGGGCCATGGCAGCCATCTTTGTTTTAACCATGGCTGAGATTGCCGATATG CTGAGCTGTGTCCAGCCTCCCTTCCTGTTCCTCAACACCAGTGCTGGCCTCAGCAGGGAGTCGCTAGGTGACGGAGGTTGTGCAGAAAACCCTAAACACTACAGCTATATGGCGGTGCTGTCGCTTGTGGCGACCACCATGCTGGTGCAGGTGAGCCACCTGGTCAAGCTGGGGCTCATGCTGCTGGTCATTGTGGCAACGGGCGCCGTCAACATCTACAGCTGGAGGGATATCTACGACCTGTATGACTTCATACGATTCACCAGCTACAG GATGTCTATAGTCCCTTCCAAGTACCTTATGACAGTGATGATCATGATCATGATGATCTGCTTCTACTACTTTGCCAGACAT GTGGAGAGGCAGTCGCGGAAGCTTTTCCTGTGGAAGATTGAGGTGCATGACCAGAAGGAGAGGGTGTTTGAGATGAGGCGCTGGAATGAAGCGCTGGTCACCAACATGCTGCCTGAACATGTAGCCAAACACTTCCTCGGTTCTAAGAAGAGAGACGAG GAGCTGTACAGCCAGTCATACGATGAGATAGGAGTGATGTTTGCCTCCATCCCCAACTTCTCAGACTTCTACACAGAGGAGGGCATCAACAATGGGGGCATAGAGTGTCTGAGGATCCTCAATGAGATTATCTCTGACTTTGACAGT CTGTTGGACAGGAATGAGTTCCGCTTCATCACTAAGATTAAGACTATAGGAAGCACCTACATGGCTGCGTCTGGAGTCACACCCGAGAGCAACACCAACGGATACTGCAACCGCCCG ATAGAGGAACAGTCATTGTTAGAACGTTGGCAGCACTTAGCTGACCTGGCAGACTTTGCTCTGGCCATGAAGGTCACTCTCACCAAACTCAACGACCAGTCCTTCAACAACTTCATGCTACGCATCG GTCTGAATAAGGGCTCGGTTTTGGCTGGAGTGATTGGTGCTCGTAAACCTCATTATGACATCTGGGGCAACACAGTCAACGTAGCCAGCAGAATGGAGTCTACAGGGGTGATGGGCAACATTCAG GTGGTGGAGGACTGTTATGACATCCTAAAGGAGTACGGATTCCGCTTCGTCAGGAGAGGCCCCATCTTTGTCAAGGGGAAGGGGGAGCTACTAACCTTCTTCATGAAAGGGAAAGACAAAACTAGTAGCAACGGCACTGgtcccaccactactactacccttCCTCACCAAGTAGTGGACCATTCCTGA